Within the Streptomyces sp. R41 genome, the region GCCAAGAAGACCGCCTCCTGGGTCGACCCGGTGAAGAAGTACGCGCTGTCCGCCAGCTTCAACCAGGCCGGTGGCATGTGGGCCCACAAGCACTCCGGCCAGGACTTCGCCGTGCCGCAGGGCACCGAGGTCGTCGCCGCGCACGGCGGCACCGTCGTGAAGGCCGGCGGCAACGGGGCCGGCGACGGTCCCGCCTACGGCAACGCCGTCGTCATCAAGCACGGCAACGGGACCTACTCGCAGTACGCCCACCTGTCGCGAATAGACGTCAAGGTCGGCCAGGTCGTCGCAACCGGCCAGCACATCGCGCTGTCCGGCAACACCGGCAACTCCAGCGGGCCGCACCTGCACTTCGAGATCCGTACGACCCCCAACTACGGGTCCGCCATCGACCCCGTCGCCTTCCTGCGCGCCCAGGGCGTGACCGTCTAAGACGGCGCCGCGCCTCCGTGCGCCTGCGTCACCAGATCGATCGCGACCTCCAGGACCGCCTTGCGCTTGTCCTCGGGGTCGCCTTCGACGTCTTTGAGGACGAACATGCCGGCGTGCATCGTGAAGAGCGCGCTGATGCAGCGGACCTGGTCGGTCAGCGGCGCCTCGGGCTCCTTGATGATGTCGAGCATGCTGAGCATGCGGTCCTTGAAGGTCTCGCCGATGCTCAGCTCTCGTACCGTCGCCTGGTTCTCCTGCATGAAGCGGAAGAGCGGGGCCGCGCCGGTGAGCGCCTCGCTGTAGCGGCGCAGCACCTCCTGCTTGGTCTCCAGGGTGTGCGGCTGCTGCCTGCCCCACTCGATCAGCTCGTCGAGCGGCCTCGTCAGGTCCTCGAAGAGACTGATGAGAATCTCTTCCTTGGTCTTGAAGTGGTAGTAGAGCGCCGCCTTGGTGACGTCGAGGTGCTCGGCGATCTCGCGCAGCGAGGTCTTCTCGTAGCCCTGCTCGGAGAAGAGTTCGAGGGCCACGTCCTGGATGCGCTGGCGGGTGTCCCCGCGGCGCTGTCGCTTGGTGCCGTCCATGGTGCCGCCCATCCTCGTACTCCTTGCGCTCCCTGAAAACTTACCTGTCGCCCGGCTAGTAAAACTACTTAAACTTACTTGACGCCCGGCTAGTTGCGGGTCTAATTTCCCTGAGTGTAGTCAACTTGCCGGTCGGCAAGTAAGTAGCCGGGCGGCGGCAGCGGTACCTAGGGGAGTGGGAACGATGGCGGACAACACCGAAACGGTCGCGCAGACCGAGAAACAGTCAGTGGAGCAGACCGACAAGCAGCCACGCAGCGTACGAGTCGTGCT harbors:
- a CDS encoding TetR/AcrR family transcriptional regulator, which gives rise to MGGTMDGTKRQRRGDTRQRIQDVALELFSEQGYEKTSLREIAEHLDVTKAALYYHFKTKEEILISLFEDLTRPLDELIEWGRQQPHTLETKQEVLRRYSEALTGAAPLFRFMQENQATVRELSIGETFKDRMLSMLDIIKEPEAPLTDQVRCISALFTMHAGMFVLKDVEGDPEDKRKAVLEVAIDLVTQAHGGAAPS
- a CDS encoding M23 family metallopeptidase; translated protein: MSKRVTSRLSRTSIRSRAAVLAVGLGASVVLGAGVATADTLATGGTVTAANAVQTQAAAQAKAAAAKKTASWVDPVKKYALSASFNQAGGMWAHKHSGQDFAVPQGTEVVAAHGGTVVKAGGNGAGDGPAYGNAVVIKHGNGTYSQYAHLSRIDVKVGQVVATGQHIALSGNTGNSSGPHLHFEIRTTPNYGSAIDPVAFLRAQGVTV